Proteins encoded by one window of Juglans regia cultivar Chandler chromosome 15, Walnut 2.0, whole genome shotgun sequence:
- the LOC118344710 gene encoding putative cysteine-rich receptor-like protein kinase 35 — protein MGIGNGISDLNSKLFTHLICAFTYVNSSTYHLSINSSTEQQFSTFAPTVKTKNPSITTILSIFVGRDYLLNFFSMINQSSYRNSFVQSSIETARLYGFQGLDLCGLVPAGSSSDMANFGTLLDEWRIAINSEAKNSSNPELLLVMAGNRLPALGSVIYPIDSMRRNLDWVHISAYDYYLPDRDRVTYFHAALYGPSNMANTDDGINEWKRRGFLPSKLVLGLAYHGYAWTVLSPQKNPVGAASKGPAVTIDGFMGYNYFKWYIRHYVQEAVYGYNATSVVNYCTFGLTWFNYDDVEAIRAKVSYVKQKGLLGYNTFHVLNDDNWVLSTAAAEELDDENLIHKGRLLGIVLVSSSVSIVLLLVSMWVMCYLRKRKVISTGTVLKARKGQEAKVNGIETSGNLNTNVPNLVVYSYAHIEMATNKFSFENKLGEGGYGPVYKGILANKQEIAVKKLSKASTQGFEEFKNEVTLTAKLQHVNLVRVLGFCIERHEQMLIYEYMPNKSLDFYLFDSARRILLDWKKRVHIIEGITQGLLYLQEYSRLTIIHRDLKASNILLDNEMKPKISDFGMAKIFSKDEHEANTGRIVGTYGYVSPEYVKKGLYSTKSDVYSFGVLILQIISGKKNACFYGLNENLILLEYAYDLWKSGKGMEFMDPSLDDTVSSCKLIRCLQIGLLCVQENATDRPSILEVSSMLKSESATLTIPKIPAFSTKRNGDEGTKSQFQLENCSINDTTLSQMVAR, from the exons ATGGGTATCGGAAATGGCATTTCCGATTTAAATTCTAAGCTTTTCACGCACCTTATATGCGCTTTCACTTACGTTAACTCCTCCACTTACCACCTCTCCATCAACTCCTCCACCGAACAACAATTCTCTACCTTCGCCCCCACCGTAAAAACCAAGAACCCGTCCATTACAACGATTTTGTCGATATTTGTTGGCAGAGATTATTTGCTAAACTTCTTCTCAATGATAAACCAGTCCTCTTATAGAAATTCTTTTGTTCAGTCTTCCATAGAAACAGCTAGGCTTTATGGGTTTCAAGGTTTAGACCTTTGTGGGCTTGTGCCAGCAGGAAGTAGCTCGGATATGGCCAACTTCGGTACCCTTTTGGACGAGTGGCGAATTGCTATAAATTCTGAGGCAAAAAATTCAAGCAATCCAGAGTTACTCCTGGTCATGGCCGGCAATCGTCTGCCAGCTTTGGGTTCAGTGATTTACCCCATTGATTCCATGAGAAGGAACTTGGATTGGGTACATATATCAGCGTACGATTACTATTTGCCTGATAGGGACAGAGTCACATACTTTCATGCAGCTTTGTATGGCCCTTCGAACATGGCTAATACGGATGATGGCATAAATGAGTGGAAGAGAAGAGGTTTTTTGCCGAGCAAGTTGGTCTTGGGGTTAGCTTACCACGGCTATGCGTGGACAGTTTTGAGCCCCCAAAAGAATCCAGTTGGTGCAGCCTCTAAGGGTCCGGCTGTCACCATCGACGGTTTCATGGGCTATAATTACTTCAAATGGTATATTAGACACTATGTTCAGGAAGCAGTTTACGGGTATAATGCTACTTCAGTGGTGAATTACTGCACGTTTGGGTTAACTTGGTTTAATTACGACGATGTGGAGGCTATTAGAGCTAAAGTTTCTTATGTAAAGCAAAAGGGTCTGCTTGGTTACAACACGTTTCATGTCCTCAATGACGACAACTGGGTGCTTTCTACAGCAGCAG CAGAGGAGCTTGATGATGAAAATCTGATCCACAAGGGGAGATTGTTAGGGATTGTTTTGGTTTCGAGTAGTGTTTCGATTGTTCTCCTCCTAGTCTCAATGTGGGTGATGTGTtatttgaggaagagaaaggTCATATCTACAG GGACTGTACTGAAGGCAAGGAAAGGACAAGAAGCCAAAGTAAATGGTATAGAAACTTCTGGAAACTTAAACACCAATGTTCCGAATCTTGTAGTCTATAGTTATGCTCATATTGAGATGGCTACgaataaattttcatttgaaaataagCTAGGAGAGGGTGGATATGGTCCTGTTTACAAG GGTATACTAGCAAACAAACAGGAAATAGCAgtgaaaaaactttcaaaagcTTCAACACAGGGGTTTGAGGAGTTCAAGAATGAGGTCACACTAACAGCAAAACTGCAACATGTTAATCTTGTGAGAGTTTTGGGATTTTGCATCGAAAGGCATGAACAAATGCTGATCTACGAGTACATGCCAAACAAAAGCTTGGACTTCTACCTCTTTG ACAGTGCCAGACGAATTCTTTTGGATTGGAAAAAGCGTGTTCATATAATCGAAGGGATTACTCAAGGACTTCTATATCTCCAAGAATACTCAAGATTGACTATAATTCATCGAGACCTGAAAGCTAGCAACATTTTACTTGACAAtgaaatgaagcctaagatctCAGATTTTGGTATGGCAAAGATTTTCAGTAAAGATGAACATGAAGCAAACACTGGCCGAATCGTGGGAACATA TGGTTATGTTTCGCCGGAATATGTTAAAAAAGGTTTATACTCTACTAAATCCGATGTTTACAGCTTTGGAGTTCTAATCCTACAAATCATAAGTGGAAAGAAGAATGCTTGTTTTTATGGTCTAAATGAAAATTTGATCCTCCTCGAATAT GCATATGACTTGTGGAAGTCAGGAAAAGGCATGGAGTTTATGGATCCATCTCTAGATGATACAGTTTCATCATGTAAACTAATCAGATGTCTTCAAATAGGTCTTTTATGCGTTCAGGAAAATGCAACTGATAGGCCATCCATTTTGGAGGTTTCCTCAATGCTAAAAAGTGAGAGTGCTACTCTTACAATCCCCAAAATTCCTGCCTTTTCTACAAAGAGAAACGGCGATGAAGGAACTAAATCTCAATTCCAGCTAGAAAACTGTTCCATTAATGATACAACACTCTCCCAAATGGTAGCCCGGTAG